TGATCCCTTATGAGAAGGCAGCAGGGATAAACGCCACAAAGCAGCTGATCGCCTCTGTTTCTTTTGGACAGTCAGTCGGGATTTTTATCGGTCCGGAAGGCGGCTTTGAAGAGGCAGAAGTGGAAGCTGCAAAAGAGATAGGGGCAGTTCCGGTGACTCTGGGAAGAAGAATCTTACGAACAGAGACAGCGGGGATGACGATCCTGTCAATTCTGATGTATCATCTGGAAAGAGAGTAACATAGTTTAATATTGAGAAGAAGTGAAAAGGAAGGTATCATGGAAGTATATTTGGACAATTCGGCGACTACCAGAGGTTACACAGAGGTGGGAGAACTGGTATATAAAGTGATGTGTCAGGACTATGGAAATCCGTCTTCCATGCACCGTAAAGGTGTGGATGCGGAGCATTATATCAAGGATGCAAAAGAAATTCTGGCAAAAATTCTGAAGGTCAATGCAAAAGAAATTTATTTTACGTCCGGCGGTACAGAAAGTGACAATCTGGCGATCATTGGAACAGCAAAAGCAAACAAAAGAAGAGGAAATCATCTGATCACATCATCTATAGAGCATCCGGCGATTTTGAATACGATGCGTTATCTGGAAGAGGAAGAAGGCTTTCGTGTGACCTATCTTCCGGTGGACAGCATGGGACGCATCAAGCTGGAAGCTCTGAAAGAGGCGTTGTGTGACGAGACAATTCTGGTTTCCGTCATGTATGTGAATAACGAAGTAGGAGCAGTGCAGCCGATCGATGAGGCTGTCCGGATTGTGAAGGAATATAATCCGGATATTCTGTTCCATTCGGATGCCGTACAGGGATTCGGAAAGTATAAGATTTATCCGAAGCGTCAGAAGATCGATCTGCTGACAGGAAGCGGACATAAGATCCACGGACCGAAAGGAACTGGATTTTTATATGTCAGTGAGAAAGTTAAGATCAAACCAATCGTGTTTGGCGGAGAACAGCAGAAAAATGTCCGTTCCGGTACAGAGAACGTTCCGGGGATTGCAGGACTCGGGTTAGCGGCAAAGATGATCTACCATGATCTGGATATGAAGACTGCACTGATGCGGGAACTCAAAGAGTATTTTATTGAAGGAATCGCGAAGATTGAAAATACAACCGTTCACGGGATGACCGATGAAAACAGTGCACCGCATATCATCAGTGTGGGCTTTGCAGGGATTCGAAGTGAAGTGCTTCTGCATACGCTGGAAGAGAAAGGAATTTACGTATCCTCAGGTTCTGCATGTGCGTCCAACCATCCGGCAATCAGCGGGGTGTTAAAGGGCATCGGAGCAGGAAAAGAGTATCTGGATGCGACGATCCGTTTCAGCATGTCTGAATTTACAACCAGAGAAGAAATTGACTATACATTGGAAACGCTATATAATTGTGTACCGATGCTGAGAAGATATACAAGACATTGATGCTTGATAAAGAGTCCAAAAGAAAAGGATAAATAAAGGAGAATATCATGAGATTTCATTCATTTTTGATTAAATACGGAGAAATCGGGATCAAAGGAAAGAACCGGTATCTGTTTGAAGACGCTCTGGTGCGTCAGATCCGTTTTGCATTGAAGGATGTGGACGGAGAATTTAATGTACACAAAGCACAGGGGAGAGTGTATGTGGACTGTGAAGGCGAATACGATTACGAAGAGACTGTGGAAAGTTTGAAACGAGTGTTTGGTATCGTAGGAATCTGCCCGGTTGTGCGTCTGCAGGACAATGGATTTGAACAGCTGAAAAAAGATGTGGAAAAATATATCGGAGAAGTGTACCCTGAGAAAAACCAGACATTTAAGATTGAAGCAAGAAGAAGCAGAAAGTCTTATCCGTTGAATTCTATGGAATTGAACTGTGAGTTGGGCGGTGTGATCCTGGATGCGTACCCGGAGATGAAAGTAGACGTACACAATCCGCAGATTCGTCTGAATGTGGAAGTACGGGAAGAGATTTATCTGTACTCAGAGATTATTCCGGGGCCGGGCGGAATGCCGGTAGGAACTAACGGAAGTGCCATGCTCCTGCTCTCCGGTGGTATCGACAGCCCGGTTGCCGGATATATGATCGCAAAACGCGGTGTCGCTCTGGAAGCAACGTATTTCCATGCACCACCGTATACGAGTGAACGTGCAAAAGAAAAAGTGGTGGATCTGGCAAGACTGGTTTCCAGGTATTCCGGCCCGATCAAGCTCAACGTAGTCAACTTTACAGACATTCAGCTGTATATCTATGAGAAGTGTCCGCATGAAGAACTGACGATTATTATGCGAAGATACATGATGAAGATCGCAGAGCATTTTGCAAAACAGGATGGCTGCCTGGGACTGATCACCGGAGAAAGTATCGGACAGGTTGCGAGCCAGACGATGCAGAGCCTTATGGCAACCAATGCAGCATGTACGCTTCCGGTCTACCGTCCGCTGATCGGATTTGATAAAAAAGAAATCGTGGATATTTCTGAAAAGATTGATACGTACGAGACATCGATCCAGCCGTATGAAGACTGCTGTACGATTTTTGTTGCCAAGCATCCGGTGACAAAACCGAATCTGGAGCGTATTGAGAAATCCGAGAGAAATCTGGATGAGAAGATTGATGAGCTGATGCAGACAGCAATCGATACGGTTGAAACGATCATGGTAAAATAGGACAATAAAAAGGCTGCCTCATAAAGAGACAGCCTAAAAATAAATGATTTCATTATTTGATGATGTAAGAATCCAGTGCAGCTAGGATGTCATCCAGATTAGAATCAGCGTGAATATTCAGATCGATCGGTTTAGAAAGATCCAAACTGAAAATTCCCATAATTGATTTGGCATCTATCACATATCTTCCGGACACTAAATCAAAATCGTTGTCATATTTTGTGATTTCGTTTACAAATGATTTTACTTTGTCGATTGAGTTTAAAGAAATCTGTACTGTTTTCATTATAAAAGTCCCTCCTTGATATACAATGCTTCGAGTATCTGTACTCTAGGTATATTCTACGAGAAGTAACTGCAAAAGTCAAGGAACAAACAGGAAAAACAAGGAAAACCAGGAGAATATTTTTATGAAAAAAGTCGCGTTACACAATCTGGGATGTAAGGTAAATGCATATGAGACAGAAGCCATGCAGGAAATGCTGGAACATGCCGGATATGAGATCGTTCCGTTTCAGGAAGGAGCGGACATTTATGTGATCAATACATGCACAGTGACCAATATTGCGGACCGCAAATCAAGACAGATGCTGCATCGGGCAAGAAAGATGAATCCGGATGCTGTTGTGGTCGCAGCCGGCTGTTATGTGCAGGCACAGGCTGAAAAGCAGGTGATCGATCCATGTATTGATATTGTACTCGGAAACAATAAAAAGCAGGATCTTCTGACAGCGCTGCAGGCATATGAAGAAGCACACGGTGATTTGCGGGAAGTGATCGATATCAATCATACAAAAGAATATGAGAATCTGCATCTGACAAAACAGGGGGAGCATACGAGAGCATATATCAAGGTGCAGGATGGCTGCAACCAGTTTTGTTCTTACTGTATTATCCCGTATGCGAGAGGAAGAGTCAGAAGCAGGGCAAAAGAAGATGTAGTAGCAGAAGTGACAGATCTGGCGAAAAACGGATACCAGGAAGTCGTGCTGACGGGAATTCATCTGAGCTCCTATGGCATTGATTTTGAAAATGAAGACAATCTGCTCAGTCTGATTCGTGCAGTGCATGAGATTGAAGGAATCAAAAGGATTCGTCTGGGATCTCTGGAACCAAGGATCATCACAGAAGAGTTTGTACAGGCGATCGCAGCGCTTCCGAAGATGTGCCCGCACTTCCATCTGTCATTGCAGAGTGGCTGCAATGAAACCTTAAAGAGGATGAACCGCAGATATACAAGTGAAGAGTTTTATGAAAAGTGTGAGATATTAAGAAAGTATTTTGAAAAACCGGCGCTGACAACAGATGTGATCGTGGGATTTCCGCAGGAAACAGAGGAAGAATTTGAAACAACGTATGAATTTCTGAAAAAGATCTGCTTCTATGAGACTCATATTTTCAAATATTCCAAACGAGAAGGCACGAAAGCGGCAGTGATGCAGGGACAGATCCCGGAGCAGATCAAGGCAAAAAGAAGCGCCAGACTGATCGAACTGGGGGAGAAAAACCGCAGAGCATATGAAGAATCGTTCCTTGGAAAAACAGTGGAAGTGCTGGTGGAAGAAAAATCGGATGTGAACGGAAAAGAAATGTGGACAGGGCACACAAAAGAGTATATGAAAATTGCACTAGAGTCAGAGAAAAATCTTCAGAATTGTATTCTAAACGTGCAAATTAAAGATGGCCGGGAAATTATTCATTGAATTTTAAAATAGATTATATTAGAATGATAAGTAGGATACTAACGCAATTATGCTGATTCCAGGGAATCAGATCTGCGCGTGAATAAAAGAAAAATGGAGGAGATACGATGAGCGATTTGAGTAATACACAGTTCTTTCAGGTAGAACCGGGACCACAGATTTCTGCAAAAGATATTCTGGAAATCGTGTATAAGGCACTGAAAGAAAAAGGATACAACCCGGTTAACCAGATCGTGGGATACATTATGTCAGGAGATCCTACTTACATTACCAGCTATAATGGAGCAAGAAGCCTGATTATGAAGGTGGAAAGGGATGAATTGGTCGAAGAACTGTTAAAAGCGTATATCGAGCATAATTCATGGGAATAATCGACTATGCGGATCATGGGACTGGATTATGGCACGAAGACTGTAGGGGTTGCGATCAGCGATGCTCTTGGTCTGACTGCGCAGGGGATAGAGACCATTCAGAGAAAAGAGGAAAACAAGCTGCGCCGTACACTCGCCCGGATTGAAGAGCTGGTAAGGGAATATGAAGTGGATACGATCGTGCTTGGTTTTCCGAAGCATATGAATAACGATGTGGGTGAACGTGCAAAAAAGTCTCTGGAATTCAAAGAGATGCTGGTGCGCAGGACAGGACTTGATGTGGTGATGTGGGACGAGCGGCTTACTACCGTGGAGGCAGAGCGTACATTGATCGAGAGTCAGGTGCGGCGCGAGAACAGAAAGCAGTATATTGACAAGATCGCAGCTGTTTTTATCCTGCAGGGATATCTGGATTCGATTTATTTGAAAAAGAAAGCCGAAGAGGAAAACTAGAAGCTGCCCACAGGAGGAAGAACGCATGGAAAAGATTAAATTTTGTTTTGACGAGTCGGGAGACAGCGTTGAATTTTTTGTACTGGAACAGACAAAGATCAACGGGGCATCCTATATTCTTGTGACAGATTCACAGGAGGATGACGCGGAGTGTCTGATCTTAAAAGAAGGTGAATCTCAGGACGCGAAAGAGAGTGT
This window of the Mediterraneibacter gnavus ATCC 29149 genome carries:
- a CDS encoding cysteine desulfurase family protein; protein product: MEVYLDNSATTRGYTEVGELVYKVMCQDYGNPSSMHRKGVDAEHYIKDAKEILAKILKVNAKEIYFTSGGTESDNLAIIGTAKANKRRGNHLITSSIEHPAILNTMRYLEEEEGFRVTYLPVDSMGRIKLEALKEALCDETILVSVMYVNNEVGAVQPIDEAVRIVKEYNPDILFHSDAVQGFGKYKIYPKRQKIDLLTGSGHKIHGPKGTGFLYVSEKVKIKPIVFGGEQQKNVRSGTENVPGIAGLGLAAKMIYHDLDMKTALMRELKEYFIEGIAKIENTTVHGMTDENSAPHIISVGFAGIRSEVLLHTLEEKGIYVSSGSACASNHPAISGVLKGIGAGKEYLDATIRFSMSEFTTREEIDYTLETLYNCVPMLRRYTRH
- the thiI gene encoding tRNA uracil 4-sulfurtransferase ThiI, whose protein sequence is MRFHSFLIKYGEIGIKGKNRYLFEDALVRQIRFALKDVDGEFNVHKAQGRVYVDCEGEYDYEETVESLKRVFGIVGICPVVRLQDNGFEQLKKDVEKYIGEVYPEKNQTFKIEARRSRKSYPLNSMELNCELGGVILDAYPEMKVDVHNPQIRLNVEVREEIYLYSEIIPGPGGMPVGTNGSAMLLLSGGIDSPVAGYMIAKRGVALEATYFHAPPYTSERAKEKVVDLARLVSRYSGPIKLNVVNFTDIQLYIYEKCPHEELTIIMRRYMMKIAEHFAKQDGCLGLITGESIGQVASQTMQSLMATNAACTLPVYRPLIGFDKKEIVDISEKIDTYETSIQPYEDCCTIFVAKHPVTKPNLERIEKSERNLDEKIDELMQTAIDTVETIMVK
- a CDS encoding HPr family phosphocarrier protein; the protein is MKTVQISLNSIDKVKSFVNEITKYDNDFDLVSGRYVIDAKSIMGIFSLDLSKPIDLNIHADSNLDDILAALDSYIIK
- the mtaB gene encoding tRNA (N(6)-L-threonylcarbamoyladenosine(37)-C(2))-methylthiotransferase MtaB, translated to MKKVALHNLGCKVNAYETEAMQEMLEHAGYEIVPFQEGADIYVINTCTVTNIADRKSRQMLHRARKMNPDAVVVAAGCYVQAQAEKQVIDPCIDIVLGNNKKQDLLTALQAYEEAHGDLREVIDINHTKEYENLHLTKQGEHTRAYIKVQDGCNQFCSYCIIPYARGRVRSRAKEDVVAEVTDLAKNGYQEVVLTGIHLSSYGIDFENEDNLLSLIRAVHEIEGIKRIRLGSLEPRIITEEFVQAIAALPKMCPHFHLSLQSGCNETLKRMNRRYTSEEFYEKCEILRKYFEKPALTTDVIVGFPQETEEEFETTYEFLKKICFYETHIFKYSKREGTKAAVMQGQIPEQIKAKRSARLIELGEKNRRAYEESFLGKTVEVLVEEKSDVNGKEMWTGHTKEYMKIALESEKNLQNCILNVQIKDGREIIH
- a CDS encoding IreB family regulatory phosphoprotein; the protein is MSDLSNTQFFQVEPGPQISAKDILEIVYKALKEKGYNPVNQIVGYIMSGDPTYITSYNGARSLIMKVERDELVEELLKAYIEHNSWE
- the ruvX gene encoding Holliday junction resolvase RuvX, whose amino-acid sequence is MRIMGLDYGTKTVGVAISDALGLTAQGIETIQRKEENKLRRTLARIEELVREYEVDTIVLGFPKHMNNDVGERAKKSLEFKEMLVRRTGLDVVMWDERLTTVEAERTLIESQVRRENRKQYIDKIAAVFILQGYLDSIYLKKKAEEEN
- a CDS encoding DUF1292 domain-containing protein, with translation MEKIKFCFDESGDSVEFFVLEQTKINGASYILVTDSQEDDAECLILKEGESQDAKESVYEIVEDDVELQAVSKVFEELLEDVEIEM